The Conger conger chromosome 15, fConCon1.1, whole genome shotgun sequence genome contains a region encoding:
- the nox5 gene encoding NADPH oxidase 5 — MSLDDDAHWLEWVTKQFESIAGEDKEIDLDEFKTALKVKESFFAERFFALFDSDGSGTISLDELLKALDLLIHGSETDKLHFLFQVYDVDGSGSIDPDELRTVLKSCLRESAISLPEEKLDDLTLALFESADKDNSGSITFEELKAELESFPEVMENLTISAANWLKPPALEQEKSRTPRYLTPAYWHNNSRKLFFLCAYACLNMLLFTMAALHHARGGPWFIVAKGCGQCLNFNCTFVVVLMLRHCLTWLRATWIVRVLPLDQNILLHQMVGYVIFVFTLGHTAAHVMNFVTLSQGEDAHRLWEYLLTTRPGIGWVGGLASITGVVLQLIISLMVVCSSTFVRRSGHFEVFYWSHLLYIWTWVLLVLHCANFWKWFVAPGLIFLLEKLVGIAVSHMGGLYIVEVNLLPSKVTHLVIKRPQFFHFKPGDYVYVNIPVIAKYEWHPFTISSAPEQQDTMWLHIRSMGQWTNRLYEYFRQSETQGVSPKSLSASLRDRWHQKNTQEVLFNSLSCNGTVASNKDDAVELTSYRPSGPLPGPQGAPGDQLALAERGDAPQLREISAKLSDNHRFCNIKCYVDGPYGTPTRQIFASEHAVLIGAGIGITPFASILQSIMYRYRMRKQNCPNCSYSWCETIKDSEMKLRKVDFIWINRDQKSFEWFVSLLTKLEMDQADSEPEGRFLEMHMYMTSALSKNDMKAIGLQMALDLLAKKEKVDSITGLRTRTQPGRPEWGKVFQKIAEEKKGKCHVFYCGSPALAKVIKAHCEKFAFKFYKENF; from the exons ATGAGCCTGGACGACGACGCCCACTGGCTGGAGTGGGTCACCAAGCAGTTCGAGAGCATCGCCGGGGAGGACAAAGAGATCGATCTGGATGAGTTCAAAACGGCCCTCAAGGTCAAGGAG TCCTTTTTCGCAGAGCGCTTCTTTGCGCTGTTCGACTCGGACGGCAGCGGCACCATCAGCCTGGACGAGCTGCTGAAGGCGCTAGACCTGCTCATACACGGCAGCGAGACCGACAAGCTCCACTTCCTCTTCCAGGTGTACGACGTCGACG GCAGTGGCTCCATTGACCCGGATGAGTTACGCACGGTGCTGAAGTCCTGCCTGCGGGAGAGCGCCATCTCCCTGCCCGAGGAGAAGCTGGACGACCTGACCCTGGCCCTGTTTGAGTCCGCCGACAAGGACAACAGCGGCTCCATCACCTTCGAGGAGCTGAAGGCCGAGCTAGAGAGCTTCCCCGAAGTGATGGAGAACCTCACTATCAG TGCTGCCAACTGGCTGAAGCCGCCGGCCCTGGAGCAGGAGAAGAGCCGCACGCCTCGGTACCTGACCCCCGCGTACTGGCACAACAACAGCCGCAAGCTGTTCTTCCTGTGCGCCTACGCCTGCCTGAACATGCTGCTCTTCACCATGGCTGCGCTCCACCACGCCCGCGGGGGGCCCTGGTTCATCGTGGCCAAGGGCTGCGGACAGTGCCTCAACTTCAACTGCACCTTCGTCGTG GTGCTGATGCTGAGGCATTGTCTCACTTGGCTCAGGGCCACCTGGATAGTGCGGGTCCTGCCCCTGGACCAGAACATCCTGCTGCATCAGATGGTGGGCTACGTCATCTTCGTCTTCACCCTGGGGCACACAGCTGCTCACGTCATGAACTTCG TAACGCTGTCCCAGGGCGAGGACGCCCACCGGCTGTGGGAGTACCTGCTGACCACGCGGCCCGGGATCGGCTGGGTGGGAGGGCTGGCATCCATCACGGGCGTGGTCCTGCAGCTCATCATCAGCCTCATGGTGGTGTGCTCCAGCACCTTCGTCCGccggagcggccattttgag GTGTTCTACTGGTCTCACCTGTTGTACATCTGGACGTGGGTCCTGCTGGTGCTCCACTGTGCCAATTTCTGGAAGTGGTTTGTGGCTCCGGGGCTGATCTTCCTGCTGGAGAAGCTGGTGGGCATCGCCGTGTCTCACATGGGCGGCCTCTACATCGTGGAGGTCAACCTGTTGCCATCGAAG GTGACCCACCTGGTGATAAAACGACCACAGTTTTTCCACTTCAAGCCGGGAGACTACGTGTATGTAAACATCCCGGTGATCGCCAAGTACGAGTGGCACCCGTTCACCATCAGCAGTGCGCCAGAGCAGCAAG ACACGATGTGGCTTCATATACGCTCAATGGGCCAGTGGACCAACCGCCTCTACGAGTACTTCAGACAGTCAGAGACCCAGGGGGTCAGCCCCAAGAGTCTGAGCGCTAGTCTGCGGGACCGCTGGCACCAGAAGAACACGCAG GAGGTCCTGTTTAACTCCCTGAGCTGCAACGGGACGGTGGCCTCCAACAAAGACGACGCCGTCGAGCTGACCTCCTATCGACCCAGTGGGCCCCTGCCTGGGCCCCAGGGGGCCCCGGGAGATCAGCTGGCCCTGGCCGAGCGTGGAGACGCTCCCCAGCTGAGAGAG ATCTCTGCAAAACTAAGCGACAATCATAGATTTTGTAACATAAAG tgttatgtGGACGGGCCTTACGGCACCCCTACGAGGCAGATCTTTGCTTCTGAGCATGCAGTCCTGATTGGAGCAGGGATTGGGATCACACCCTTTGCCTCTATCCTGCAGAGCATCATGTACCG CTACCGCATGAGGAAGCAGAACTGCCCGAACTGCAGCTACTCCTGGTGTGAGACCATCAAAGACAGCGAGATGAAGTTACGGAAG GTGGACTTCATCTGGATCAACCGTGACCAGAAGTCCTTTGAATGGTTTGTGAGTCTGCTGACAAAATTGGAGATGGATCAGGCAGATTCTGAACCAGAGG GCCGATTCTTGGAGATGCACATGTACATGACCTCGGCTCTGAGTAAAAACGACATGAAGGCAATTGGCCTGCAGATGGCGCTGGACCTACTggccaagaaggagaaggtggaCTCCATTACCGGGCTGCGTACCCGCACCCAGCCGGGGAGGCCTGAGTGGGGCAAG GTGTTCCAGAAgatagcggaggagaagaaGGGCAAGTGTCACGTGTTCTACTGCGGCTCCCCGGCCCTCGCCAAGGTCATCAAAGCCCACTGCGAGAAATTCGCCTTCAAGTTCTACAAAGAGAACTTCTGA